One genomic region from Phragmites australis chromosome 1, lpPhrAust1.1, whole genome shotgun sequence encodes:
- the LOC133888067 gene encoding LOW QUALITY PROTEIN: bidirectional sugar transporter SWEET17-like (The sequence of the model RefSeq protein was modified relative to this genomic sequence to represent the inferred CDS: inserted 1 base in 1 codon; substituted 1 base at 1 genomic stop codon), translating to MDSTLFIIGVIGNIVSVLVFLSPIKTFWRIVRSGWTEEFEPSPYVFTLLNALLWLYYGLTKPDGFIVATVNGFGVVMEAIYVVLFILYAADHATRVKTAKLAAAVDIAAFGVVFVATKFAISXLDLRIMVIXMISVCLNIVMYGSPLAATKTVITTKSVEFMPFFLSFFLFLNGGVWATYAVLDRDIFLGIPNGIGFFLGTIQLIIYAIYMNSKASQSSKETTDDGWQASAPLLASNAGHGHGDASSHV from the exons ATGGATTCAACTCTGTTCATCATCGGCGTCATAG GCAACATCGTCTCAGTTCTGGTCTTCCTCTCTCCCAT AAAGACGTTCTGGAGGATCGTGAGGAGCGGGTGGACGGAGGAGTTCGAGCCGTCGCCGTACGTGTTCACGCTGCTCAACGCGCTGTTGTGGCTCTACTACGGCCTCACCAAGCCCGAcggcttcatcgtcgccaccGTCAATGGCTTCGGGGTCGTCATGGAGGCCATCTACGTCgtcctcttcatcctctacgcCGCTGATCATGCCACAAGG GTTAAAACCGCAAAGCTGGCGGCGGCAGTGGACATTGCTGCCTTCGGAGTTGTGTTTGTGGCCACGAAATTTGCCATCAGTTAGTTGGACCTAAGAATCATGGTGA GAATGATATCCGTGTGCCTCAACATAGTCATGTACGGTTCTCCCCTCGCTGCTACG AAAACGGTGATCACCACCAAGAGCGTGGAGTTCATGCCCTTCTTCctttccttcttcctcttcctcaacGGAGGCGTCTGGGCAACATATGCCGTGCTTGACCGAGACATCTTCCTCGGG ATCCCAAATGGGATAGGCTTCTTCCTGGGCACCATCCAATTGATCATCTACGCGATCTACATGAACAGCAAGGCCTCCCAAAGCAGCAAAGAAACAACAGATGATGGATGGCAGGCTTCGGCGCCTCTTTTGGCCTCCAACGCCGGACATGGCCATGGTGATGCGTCGAGCCATGTTTGA